One part of the Nostoc sp. PCC 7120 = FACHB-418 genome encodes these proteins:
- a CDS encoding LptF/LptG family permease, translating into MDRYLTSELLPTFLFGVGAFSSIGVTIDAVFELVRRVVESGLPVSIAVQVFLLKLPNFIVLAFPMSTLLATLMTYSRLSSESELIALRGCGVSVYRMVMTAVMLSFVVTGLTFLFNEQIAPAANYQATLTLDKALKSDKPTFKQQNIFYPEYRDIQEKDGTKNRILTRLFYADQFDGKRMKGLTIIDRSTDGLNQIVVAESAEWNGAQSIWDFYNGTIYLVAPDRSYRNILRFEKQQLKLPRTPLSLAEQSRDYGEMNIAQALDQLNIERLGGDRQKIRKLEVRIQQKFALPFVCVVFGLVGAAMGTIPQRTGKGTSFGISVIVIFSYYLLGFITGALGQAGIFSPFIGAWLPNFIGLGVGIFLLVRVAQR; encoded by the coding sequence ATGGATCGCTACTTGACTAGCGAATTGCTGCCGACATTTCTATTTGGTGTTGGCGCTTTTTCATCCATTGGCGTGACGATTGACGCTGTATTTGAGTTAGTCAGAAGAGTTGTAGAGTCTGGACTACCCGTTAGTATTGCGGTGCAGGTTTTCTTATTAAAACTGCCTAATTTCATTGTGTTGGCTTTCCCCATGTCTACACTGTTGGCGACTTTAATGACCTATAGTCGTCTATCGAGCGAAAGTGAACTTATTGCTTTGCGCGGTTGTGGGGTGAGTGTCTATCGCATGGTGATGACGGCGGTAATGTTGAGTTTCGTCGTCACAGGGCTGACGTTTTTATTTAACGAGCAAATTGCCCCAGCCGCAAATTACCAAGCTACTCTCACTTTAGACAAAGCGCTAAAATCAGACAAACCCACGTTTAAGCAACAGAATATTTTTTACCCTGAATATCGGGATATACAAGAGAAAGATGGGACAAAAAACAGAATATTAACACGCCTGTTTTATGCTGACCAGTTTGACGGGAAGCGGATGAAAGGGTTAACCATCATCGACCGTTCAACAGATGGTTTAAATCAAATTGTCGTCGCAGAATCTGCCGAGTGGAATGGCGCACAAAGCATCTGGGATTTTTATAACGGCACAATTTATTTAGTAGCGCCCGATCGCTCTTATCGTAATATTCTCCGGTTTGAGAAGCAACAACTCAAACTACCCCGCACACCCTTAAGCTTGGCAGAACAAAGCCGCGACTACGGGGAAATGAATATTGCCCAAGCTTTAGACCAGCTAAATATTGAACGCCTTGGTGGCGATCGCCAAAAAATTCGTAAACTGGAAGTAAGAATCCAACAAAAATTTGCTTTGCCTTTTGTCTGTGTAGTATTTGGTTTAGTAGGTGCAGCGATGGGAACCATACCCCAACGCACAGGCAAAGGTACTAGTTTTGGTATTAGTGTTATAGTAATTTTTTCTTACTACTTACTGGGTTTTATCACTGGCGCTTTAGGACAAGCTGGGATTTTTTCTCCCTTTATCGGCGCATGGCTACCAAACTTTATTGGACTAGGAGTAGGCATATTCTTATTAGTGCGGGTTGCTCAACGCTAA
- a CDS encoding AMIN domain-containing protein codes for MSKAIMSNNIQGCKQLFGASLCTAITLITSSSIAAQVQMAKLNNWRFYPDTKKLEITLSSSKTPQYFYLNEPPRLVVDIPDTLLGKVSTQQNYTGSVQRVRVSQLSANVTRIVLDLAPGSTVDANKVQLQPATRQNPTRWVLRPAIVKVAKQSSNFQQSPKSQQPTTPSYIQLPSTLPPITGLQQQPFVSVPPLNSNNPTLKPSNFNNTNSSTPPVPTLPNYPVIEFGQPLPKFR; via the coding sequence ATGTCTAAGGCAATTATGAGTAACAACATCCAGGGGTGCAAACAATTATTTGGCGCTAGCTTGTGTACCGCCATTACTTTAATCACAAGTAGTAGTATTGCGGCTCAGGTACAGATGGCAAAACTGAATAATTGGCGCTTTTACCCAGACACAAAAAAGCTAGAAATAACCCTTTCATCCAGTAAAACACCACAGTACTTTTATTTAAACGAACCACCAAGACTAGTTGTAGATATTCCTGATACTCTATTAGGCAAGGTTTCCACCCAGCAAAACTACACCGGTTCCGTTCAAAGAGTCCGTGTTTCCCAATTAAGCGCTAATGTTACTCGCATTGTCTTAGATTTAGCCCCAGGGTCTACTGTAGACGCAAACAAAGTACAACTACAACCTGCTACTCGACAAAACCCTACTCGCTGGGTTTTACGTCCCGCAATTGTGAAAGTGGCTAAACAATCAAGCAACTTCCAACAGTCACCTAAAAGTCAACAACCAACAACCCCCTCCTATATACAATTACCTAGTACCCTACCTCCCATAACTGGTCTGCAACAGCAACCGTTTGTGAGTGTACCGCCCCTGAACTCTAATAATCCCACTTTGAAACCCAGCAATTTTAACAACACTAATTCTTCCACTCCTCCAGTCCCTACCCTACCCAACTATCCAGTGATTGAGTTTGGTCAACCTCTACCTAAATTCCGTTGA